A DNA window from Zonotrichia albicollis isolate bZonAlb1 chromosome 2, bZonAlb1.hap1, whole genome shotgun sequence contains the following coding sequences:
- the GPR18 gene encoding N-arachidonyl glycine receptor — protein MTPENSHPEEYRIASLVFYSFVFTVGLLVNATALWVFSCTTKKRTTITVYMMNVALLDLVFIFSLPFRIIYHGTEAWPFGDTFCRILGAFTVFYPAIALWLLAFISVDRFMAIVQPKHVKELKNTKKAVLACAGIWIMTLSTTSPLVFLQSDPDQASNFTTCMKMLDIIHLKEVNTLNFCRLIFFFLIPLFIMMGCYLVIIYNFIHGKTSKLKPKAKERSIRIIVTLIAQVLICFVPFHICFAFLMLQDENTSYNPWAAFTTFLMNLSTCLDVILYYIVSKQFQARVISVILYRNYLRSVRRKSFRTGSVRSLNNINSEMI, from the coding sequence ATGACGCCAGAAAACTCCCACCCAGAAGAATACAGGATTGCATCACTGGTCTTCTACAGCTTTGTGTTCACAGTGGGATTGCTGGTGAATGCCACAGCACTGTGGGTGTTCAGCTGCACTACCAAGAAGAGAACAACTATAACTGTTTATATGATGAACGTCGCATTGCTTGACCTGGTTTTTATCTTTTCGCTGCCCTTCCGGATAATCTACCACGGGACAGAAGCGTGGCCTTTTGGAGATACCTTCTGCCGGATCCTCGGGGCTTTCACCGTGTTTTACCCAGCCATTGCTCTGTGGCTGCTCGCTTTCATCAGCGTAGACAGATTCATGGCTATTGTCCAGCCCAAACATGTCAAAGAactcaaaaatacaaaaaaagctGTGCTGGCTTGCGCTGGAATCTGGATAATGACCCTCTCAACAACATCCCCGTTGGTGTTTTTACAATCTGATCCAGACCAAGCCTCAAATTTCACCACCTGCATGAAAATGCTTGATATCATCCATTTAAAGGAAGTAAATACACTGAATTTTTGTcgcttgatttttttctttctgatccCCTTGTTTATCATGATGGGGTGTTACCTAGtcattatttataattttattcatGGCAAGACTTCCAAACTGAAGCCTAAGGCCAAGGAGAGATCCATAAGAATCATAGTTACTCTGATTGCTCAGGTACTCATCTGCTTTGTACCCTTCCACATCTGCTTTGCCTTCCTGATGCTGCAAGATGAAAATACAAGTTACaatccctgggcagcctttaCCACCTTCCTCATGAATCTCAGCACATGCTTGGATGTTATACTGTACTACATTGTTTCCAAACAATTCCAGGCAAGAGTCATCAGCGTAATCCTTTATCGCAATTACCTTCGGAGCGTGCGCAGGAAAAGTTTTCGAACTGGAAGTGTCAGATCACTCAATAATATTAACAGTGAAATGatataa